The following are from one region of the Salvia hispanica cultivar TCC Black 2014 chromosome 1, UniMelb_Shisp_WGS_1.0, whole genome shotgun sequence genome:
- the LOC125205313 gene encoding receptor-like protein 9DC3 — protein MINAKEDVSDIINWFVKYEESMEFVLKGTNQPLVRILKAFTTIDMSRNKFLGKIPDSIGNLNSLKYLNLSHNSLIGKIPSSLGSVKALESLDLSSNRLNGEIPRQLTMLNFLSALNLSVNDLVGEIPQSGGQFPTFDNRSFISNSGLCGFPLTKKCKQDPLDPQEREGSNFVDGFSWRPVVLGYGCGFVIGVSIRLLHN, from the coding sequence ATGATCAATGCCAAGGAAGATGTTTCAGATATTATTAACTGGTTCGTCAAGTATGAGGAATCAATGGAGTTTGTTTTGAAAGGCACAAATCAACCACTGGTCAGAATCTTGAAAGCCTTCACCACTATTGACATGTCTAGGAACAAATTCTTGGGAAAGATTCCGGATTCCATTGGGAATCTTAATTCCCTCAAGTACTTGAATCTGTCTCACAACAGTCTCATTGGGAAGATACCATCATCCCTTGGAAGTGTGAAAGCACTGGAATCATTAGACTTGTCTTCAAACCGATTGAATGGTGAGATTCCTAGGCAGCTGACGATGTTGAATTTTCTTTCCGCATTAAATCTTTCAGTGAATGATCTTGTTGGAGAGATTCCTCAGTCTGGCGGCCAGTTTCCGACATTTGATAACAGATCCTTCATTTCGAACTCGGGATTATGTGGATTTCCTCTGACTAAAAAATGCAAGCAAGATCCCTTGGATCCTCAAGAAAGAGAAGGTTCTAATTTTGTGGATGGATTTAGTTGGCGACCGGTGGTTTTGGGATATGGATGTG
- the LOC125192271 gene encoding probable leucine-rich repeat receptor-like protein kinase At1g35710, protein MNDNFFYGPIPPSIFNISYIRAINLRGNPLSSKLPNDMCMHNLHNLKWLRISFTKLYGEIPASLGQCSSLEVLSLYNNSLVGEVPKEIGNLTLLTQLFLGFNSLTGNIPKEISQLHMVNSLWMESNKFSGTLHPEFQNLTAIRYLILYNNNLTGNIPKEIGHLNSLQTLSMASSGLNGLIPKEIGNITALRCIYLDNNALSGVIPGEIGQLNNLEHMSIDSNKLTGPLPMAFFNMSRVKSISLRHNTLNGTLPREIGNMKSLQELYLINNTLTGVIPEEIGGLENLVALYMSSNNFIGHLPPLMFNMKSLTSLSFHKNALTGMIIPS, encoded by the exons ATGAATGATAACTTCTTCTATGGTCCCATTCCTCCATCCATCTTCAACATCTCATACATACGGGCAATAAATTTAAGAGGTAATCCTTTGTCAAGTAAGCTTCCAAACGACATGTGCATGCACAATCTTCACAACCTCAAATGGCTTCGTATATCTTTCACTAAGTTGTATGGAGAAATACCAGCGAGCTTGGGCCAATGTTCAAGCCTTGAAGTACTTTCCTTGTACAACAACAGCTTGGTTGGAGAGGTGCCAAAAGAAATTGGGAACTTGACATTGCTCACTCAGTTATTCCTTGGGTTCAATAGTTTAACTG gTAATATTCCTAAAGAGATTAGTCAACTTCACATGGTGAATTCTTTGTGGATGGAATCCAACAAATTTAGTGGAACATTGCATCCAGAGTTTCAGAATTTGACAGCCATTCGATATCTGATCCTCTACAATAATAACTTAACTG GTAATATTCCGAAAGAGATTGGCCATCTTAATAGTTTACAAACATTAAGCATGGCATCCTCCGGACTTAATGGATTGATTCCAAAAGAAATTGGGAACATAACAGCCCTCCGTTGTATATACCTCGATAACAATGCATTAAGTG GTGTTATTCCTGGTGAGATTGGCCAGCTTAATAATTTAGAGCATATGTCCATTGATTCTAACAAGTTGACTGGCCCTTTACCCATGGCCTTTTTTAACATGTCTCGTGTGAAGTCTATTTCCTTGAGACATAACACACTTAATGGGACATTGCCAAGAGAAATTGGGAACATGAAATCACTCCAAGAATTGTACCtcattaacaatactttaacCG GTGTGATTCCAGAAGAGATTGGTGGCCTTGAGAATTTAGTTGCACTATACATGAGTTCCAACAATTTCATCGGCCATTTGCCTCCACTCATGTTCAACATGAAATCACTTACATCATTATCATTTCACAAGAATGCTTTGACTGGTATGATTATCCCATCATAA